In Plasmodium falciparum 3D7 genome assembly, chromosome: 13, the following are encoded in one genomic region:
- a CDS encoding thioredoxin 2, protein MKKYIFFFLFSFINFFFVYDVTCTKEVTSTNDDPLTPLNRFDKYYLRMFKKVPRLQQNGSNIINGVNMKNTVIVLYFFAKWCQACTMQSTEMDKLQKYYGKRIYLLKVDLDKNESLARKFSVKSLPTIILLKNKTMLARKDHFVSSNDLIALIKKHL, encoded by the exons ATGAagaagtatatatttttctttctcttttcttttataaattttttttttgtgtacgATGTTACATGTACAAAAGAAGTAACATCAACAAATGATGATCCTTTAACACCCCTCAACAGatttgataaatattatttacgTATGTTTAAAAAAGTACCAAGATTACAACAAAATGGATCAAATATTATCAAC GGtgttaatatgaaaaatacaGTCATTGTATTGTACTTTTTCGCAAAATG GTGTCAAGCTTGTACAATGCAAAGCACAGAAATg gataaattacaaaaatattacGGAAAGCGCATATACTTATTAAAGGTTGACCTAGACAAAAATGAATCACTTGCAAGAAAATTTTCAGTAAAATCATTACCCACaattattcttttaaaaaataaaactatGCTAGCAAGAAAAGATCACTTTGTCTCAAGCAATGATTTGATAGcattaattaaaaaacatttataa